The Brachyspira hyodysenteriae ATCC 27164 genome includes a window with the following:
- the glyA gene encoding serine hydroxymethyltransferase, with translation MAVSNKKAAVKSSSKKVSKAAKKTVVDKKAASKKAANVKKASKTAEKKVIAPKYYVSETPLKSADKEIFAAMKNEYKREVNGFELIASENIVSRAVMEAQGSIFTNKYAEGYPSKRYYGGCSEVDVVEDLARERAKKLFKAPFINVQPHSGSQANMGVYMAVLNPGDTCLGLSLDSGGHLTHGKNVNFSGKIYNFQHYNVSRETMQIDYDELRDTAKKLNPKLIVAGGSAYPRFIDFKKFREIADEVGALLMVDMAHIAGLVAAGVHPSPVPHAHFVTGTTHKTLRGPRGGYIISTEEDLAKKIDKTIFPGIQGGPLMHVIAAKAVCFKEALDPKFVKYQEQVVKNAEAMANMFLAKGYELISGGTDTHLILVDVKKSKGITGQLAETILDKAHITINKNGIPYDTESPMVTSGIRLGTPAITTRGLKEKDVMELTQYIDEVLSNSSDEKVINAVAKKVAALCKKFPMYKFIADM, from the coding sequence ATGGCTGTATCTAATAAAAAAGCAGCAGTAAAATCTTCATCAAAAAAGGTTTCTAAAGCTGCTAAGAAAACAGTTGTTGACAAAAAGGCTGCATCTAAGAAAGCTGCTAATGTAAAAAAAGCTTCAAAAACTGCAGAGAAAAAAGTAATTGCTCCTAAATATTATGTATCAGAAACTCCATTAAAGAGTGCTGATAAAGAAATATTTGCTGCAATGAAAAATGAGTATAAGAGAGAAGTTAATGGCTTTGAACTTATAGCTAGTGAAAATATAGTTTCACGTGCTGTTATGGAAGCACAGGGCTCTATATTTACAAATAAATATGCTGAAGGTTATCCTTCAAAAAGATACTACGGCGGATGCAGTGAAGTTGATGTTGTAGAAGATTTAGCAAGAGAAAGAGCTAAAAAATTATTCAAAGCTCCTTTTATAAATGTACAGCCGCATTCCGGTTCTCAAGCTAATATGGGTGTTTATATGGCAGTTCTTAATCCAGGAGATACATGTTTAGGATTATCTCTTGATTCAGGCGGACATTTAACTCATGGTAAAAATGTTAATTTCTCAGGAAAAATTTATAATTTCCAACATTACAATGTTAGCAGAGAAACTATGCAAATTGATTATGATGAGCTTAGAGATACTGCAAAAAAACTTAATCCTAAATTGATTGTTGCAGGCGGAAGTGCTTATCCTAGATTCATTGACTTCAAAAAATTCAGAGAAATAGCTGATGAAGTTGGTGCTTTATTAATGGTAGATATGGCTCATATTGCAGGACTTGTTGCTGCTGGTGTTCACCCTAGCCCTGTTCCTCATGCTCATTTCGTTACAGGTACTACTCATAAAACTTTGAGAGGTCCTAGAGGCGGATATATCATTTCTACTGAAGAAGATTTAGCTAAAAAAATAGATAAAACTATATTCCCTGGCATACAAGGCGGTCCTTTAATGCATGTTATAGCTGCTAAGGCGGTATGTTTTAAAGAAGCTTTAGATCCTAAATTCGTTAAATATCAGGAACAAGTTGTAAAAAATGCTGAAGCTATGGCTAATATGTTCCTTGCTAAAGGATACGAATTAATTTCAGGCGGTACTGATACACATTTAATATTAGTTGATGTAAAAAAATCTAAAGGCATAACAGGTCAGCTTGCTGAAACTATTTTAGATAAAGCACATATAACTATAAACAAAAATGGTATACCTTATGATACTGAATCTCCAATGGTTACAAGCGGAATCAGATTAGGTACTCCTGCTATAACTACAAGAGGATTAAAAGAAAAAGATGTTATGGAATTAACTCAATACATAGATGAAGTCTTAAGCAATAGCTCTGATGAAAAAGTTATTAATGCTGTTGCTAAAAAAGTAGCTGCTTTATGCAAAAAATTCCCTATGTATAAATTTATAGCTGATATGTAA
- a CDS encoding variable surface family protein, whose amino-acid sequence MKRLYFILSALLITAYSAFSYTVVEDFNDFLVDENQLRIRLDRFGVLAGTENLRFMVGVSGETAGVLLDNLDRGTKGGINTFRPAAIAGFGYKTESFGIGVGYQFKYISGSWQSHTPIITATALNDNLRINVPVTIGVGSGNVNDGDIAVSTDTRIEYYTGNNIFSRIRVNLKYGMYRLKANESRSGDLTGSGNINMGTVSGTVGENGKYGFLKDTTAHSIGIDVRGYFIAATDPVLVEPQIRVLYQGSIADFTGTSYKVTTPTGTKEGGAGFGLYNIDASNPIGAFSIGDTGSIQSVPYYDFTAHNIMFTGEGASIEIGGTEYYLTKPQFLGISVPVGFTAESEFITLYLEPALSFSMITGGINSYASSAKPVRIPPLFYSVGYLVYGELYITPKPNLEWYFEAQIGSATTIDSIGDSKQGGLAFNGSTGITWKF is encoded by the coding sequence ATGAAACGTTTATATTTTATTTTATCAGCTTTATTAATAACTGCTTATAGTGCATTTAGTTATACTGTTGTAGAAGATTTCAATGATTTTTTAGTTGATGAAAATCAATTAAGAATAAGGCTTGACAGATTCGGAGTATTGGCAGGAACAGAGAATTTAAGATTTATGGTTGGAGTATCAGGAGAAACTGCAGGAGTATTGCTTGATAATTTAGACAGAGGTACTAAAGGAGGAATAAATACATTCAGACCGGCAGCAATAGCAGGATTTGGATATAAAACAGAAAGTTTTGGTATAGGTGTAGGTTATCAGTTTAAATATATATCAGGAAGCTGGCAGTCGCATACTCCTATAATAACAGCAACAGCTTTGAATGATAACTTGAGAATCAATGTACCTGTTACAATAGGAGTAGGAAGCGGAAATGTTAATGACGGAGATATAGCAGTTTCAACAGATACTAGAATAGAATATTATACAGGAAACAATATATTCAGCAGAATAAGAGTTAATCTTAAATATGGTATGTATAGATTAAAAGCTAATGAAAGCAGAAGCGGAGATTTGACAGGAAGCGGAAATATAAATATGGGTACTGTAAGTGGAACTGTAGGCGAGAATGGTAAATATGGATTTCTTAAAGATACTACAGCACATTCTATAGGAATAGATGTAAGAGGTTATTTTATAGCGGCAACAGATCCTGTATTAGTAGAGCCTCAGATAAGAGTATTATATCAAGGTTCTATAGCGGATTTTACAGGTACTTCATATAAAGTAACAACACCCACTGGAACTAAAGAAGGAGGAGCAGGATTCGGACTCTATAATATAGATGCTTCAAATCCTATAGGTGCTTTTTCAATAGGTGATACAGGTTCAATACAATCAGTGCCTTATTATGATTTTACTGCTCATAATATAATGTTTACAGGTGAAGGAGCTTCAATAGAGATAGGAGGTACAGAATATTATCTTACAAAGCCGCAGTTTTTAGGAATATCCGTTCCTGTGGGGTTTACTGCTGAAAGTGAGTTTATTACATTGTATTTGGAGCCTGCTTTATCATTCTCTATGATTACAGGAGGAATTAATTCTTATGCAAGCAGTGCTAAGCCTGTAAGAATACCGCCTTTATTTTATTCGGTTGGATATTTGGTATATGGAGAATTATATATAACTCCTAAACCTAATTTAGAATGGTATTTTGAGGCTCAGATTGGAAGTGCTACAACTATTGATAGTATAGGAGATAGTAAACAGGGAGGTTTAGCTTTCAATGGAAGTACCGGTATCACTTGGAAGTTTTAA
- a CDS encoding nitrous oxide-stimulated promoter family protein, producing the protein MKVIGKFEQNNSLMKINRKIYYEKNMLLYMIKLYCKHNHKEYHKNYNKTFGSKNICKECEEVYNYACERTSKCRFISTKTFCSACSSHCYKKDMREKIKNIMIFSGKRMIFYSPVIALKHVFVMLVCNMKKNI; encoded by the coding sequence ATGAAAGTTATTGGAAAATTTGAACAAAATAATAGCTTGATGAAAATAAATAGAAAAATATATTATGAAAAAAATATGCTACTTTATATGATTAAATTGTATTGTAAACATAATCATAAAGAGTATCATAAAAATTATAATAAAACATTTGGAAGTAAAAATATTTGCAAAGAATGTGAAGAAGTTTATAATTATGCTTGCGAAAGGACTTCAAAATGCAGATTTATATCTACAAAAACATTTTGCAGCGCATGCTCTTCTCATTGCTATAAAAAAGATATGAGAGAGAAAATAAAAAATATAATGATTTTTTCAGGTAAGAGAATGATTTTTTATAGCCCTGTAATTGCTTTGAAGCATGTTTTTGTAATGTTGGTATGCAATATGAAGAAAAATATTTAA
- a CDS encoding YbaN family protein, translated as MRILFICLGFIFVGIGAVGIVVPILPTTPFLLLASFFFAKGSKKFHDWFMSTKLYKKYLESFVKSRAMTLKSKLTILLPVSAMLIITFIFVNNLHARIALVILFIAKYVYFFTQIRTIKEGEEITELEESNE; from the coding sequence ATGAGAATATTATTTATATGTTTAGGTTTTATTTTTGTTGGTATAGGTGCTGTGGGAATAGTTGTGCCTATACTTCCAACAACACCTTTTCTTTTGCTTGCATCTTTCTTTTTTGCTAAAGGCTCTAAAAAATTTCATGATTGGTTTATGTCTACAAAACTATATAAAAAATATCTAGAAAGTTTTGTGAAATCAAGAGCTATGACTTTGAAATCAAAACTTACTATACTGTTGCCTGTAAGTGCTATGCTTATAATTACATTTATTTTTGTGAATAATCTGCATGCTAGAATTGCTCTTGTAATACTTTTTATTGCTAAGTATGTATATTTCTTTACTCAAATAAGAACTATAAAAGAAGGCGAAGAAATAACAGAATTAGAAGAGAGTAATGAATAA
- a CDS encoding Gfo/Idh/MocA family protein → MDKVNISLIGVGRMGQFHLNVVSQINHINLAGIYDADENHLNEISQKYNIRKFNSVDEAIDNADAVIIASPTIYHFEIAKKAVEKGKHVLVEKPMTETYAQALELEEIVKQKNVILQVGHVERFNGAVQELHHIIEKPYLIEARRLAPFTPRITDVGVVFDIMIHDLDIVTSLVKKPIVRFSASGKRIRTKNEDIASALLEFEDSTIATISASRVTQEKIRTLAISTEEAYFILDYATQDITIHRQAASQSNIKTSVGINYKQESIIERVFIHRDNPLKLEDEHFANCILGKDKRFVSIEDDVNTIKLTESILKEIKKTW, encoded by the coding sequence ATGGATAAAGTAAATATAAGTCTTATAGGTGTGGGAAGAATGGGTCAATTCCATTTAAATGTTGTAAGTCAAATAAATCATATAAATTTAGCAGGTATATACGATGCTGATGAAAATCATCTTAATGAAATATCTCAAAAATATAATATAAGAAAATTTAATAGTGTAGATGAAGCTATAGATAATGCCGATGCTGTTATAATAGCAAGCCCTACAATATATCACTTTGAAATAGCCAAAAAAGCTGTAGAAAAAGGAAAGCATGTACTAGTAGAAAAACCAATGACAGAAACTTATGCTCAGGCTTTAGAATTAGAAGAAATAGTAAAACAAAAGAATGTTATACTTCAAGTTGGTCACGTTGAAAGATTTAACGGTGCTGTACAAGAACTTCATCATATAATAGAAAAACCTTATTTAATAGAAGCTAGAAGATTAGCTCCTTTTACTCCTCGTATTACTGATGTAGGAGTTGTATTCGATATAATGATACATGATTTGGATATAGTTACTTCTTTGGTGAAAAAACCAATAGTGAGATTCTCAGCAAGCGGAAAAAGAATCAGAACAAAAAATGAAGATATAGCAAGTGCATTATTAGAATTTGAAGATTCAACTATAGCAACAATAAGTGCAAGCAGAGTAACTCAGGAAAAAATAAGAACTTTAGCTATCAGTACAGAAGAAGCATATTTTATATTAGATTATGCTACTCAGGATATCACTATACATAGACAAGCAGCAAGTCAAAGTAATATAAAAACTTCAGTTGGTATTAATTATAAGCAGGAATCTATAATAGAAAGAGTATTTATACATAGAGATAATCCTCTTAAATTAGAAGATGAACATTTCGCTAACTGCATATTGGGAAAAGATAAAAGATTTGTATCTATTGAAGATGATGTAAATACTATAAAATTAACAGAATCTATTCTAAAAGAAATTAAAAAAACTTGGTAA